Below is a genomic region from Vicia villosa cultivar HV-30 ecotype Madison, WI unplaced genomic scaffold, Vvil1.0 ctg.000600F_1_1, whole genome shotgun sequence.
CTTATGCATGGTTTGTGAGTATGAACAAACATAGAATGAAAAGAATCCTAATTAAATGTTATGAACATGAATTGAAGGATAAGAATATCTGACCTTTGGTTAAATATAACGTCTTCCACGATATCTCCGCTAGAGAAGGGGTTAGGTAAGGGTTCAAAACATTCATGCATCACCGAAAGTGCAACGCTGAGTTTGCTGTAACTCTCTGCCACTAGATCATTTTCAGCACTGCCAACACTACAACTATCAGAGTTGACATACTTCACCAATGTCCAAGTTAGATTGTCCTCGCCCACTAAAACCGGCTTTCCCAATAGATTTTGGAGCCCTGTGTAGACCTGCAAAAGTGCATACGCGTAAATGTAGCGAATAACCATTTTCATAAAACTTGACTCTGGCAGTATATATTGAAGACATAGAGCTTAAATGGTTCTGCTAGcatcaaacttaaacctattatgcTTATCAATCGCCAAAATCAGGTATTGTCCACTAGATTATTAGCTATTAAACAAAAGCCATTGATAAATGCAACCATGATCTGAGTAAAGAGCTCATTGTCGAACTAGAAAGTATTACGTCTACTAAGTTGGATGTGGAACACTTTATTTTGGTTTGataaagaaagaaaatagaaaaaagggAGGTGGATTTAACTTACCCTTTCACATTCTTCTCCGCAGAACCAATTTTTCATATATCGTCTCGAGTTATCTTTTGCTCTATTTCTGAGGCACTCAACATGATCTACATAGAGTTGAAGAAAATTTTCGTTGGTCAACATATGTAGTTATGCACACACAAATAAAAAACAGACATTCACAAAGAAATGGATGAAATATTGAAGCAAATCTATATATGTATATCAGCTTACATTTATGTTCACACTGAATGCAAGTAAGAAAATCTCCATCTTTTGTCTCTTCAATTTTGTTTTGGCCGCAAATCCCACAACGGCATGATGGACAAAACCAATCACCATCAGGGATGCCCTACACGTGCAGAATGAAACTAGTTATTTAATATGGCATTAAAGTACTGAATCGAAGGAGTTACGTCATGGAcacaaaaaggaaaggaaatatAGCAACAGGATAGAACTTAATACGCCATGATTGAAAAGGAAACTGGTTAATAATCTACCTCCAAATTAAGACACTTCTTATGAAACGACGATGGGCATTGGTCGCATAAAATAAGTTCACCCCCGTAGTTACAAACAGAACAAATGTTGTCATTTTCGCCTTCAAACAGATTATTGCATGGTTTCTCTTTCGTTTCCCTTGACCTTTGATCATGCATTACTTCCCTCATGCAATCTAACAGTGACCTTCCATCCTTCAAAAAGATACACGCCGAAGGCCTTCTGTTACTGCTTCCACCAGCATGGTTTGCAAAGCCGCTGAGTCCAAATACATTCTGACAACATGTGCACTTAATTCCTTCTAGAGTAATCCTTCCCTCAAACGTAGGTGAGTCTCTGCCTTCTGTTTCCCAGTAATAGACCTTGTATCTTGGCAACACAATTTTGCAACCTATTAACCAAGACACAATATTTTGAGGTTTTTGATGCGACAAACCAAAAACCGTCTGCACCCTTTTGCTTGTTCTTAGCACCCGGGTAAGTTCTTCCTCCTCTTGATCCTCTTCTGCACTAGCCTTTGAAGTACTTGCGCCTTTACGGTTAGGTACTTCCTTCTCTAGATTCTTTTGTACACTACTCTTTGAAGTCCTGGTGCCTTTACGTTTTCTCCTTGCAGTTGGTGGTGAATCATCTATAGTTTGTAATTCAGGCTCTTCTTGAAGCAATTGGAACACACTCAGCAATAGAGCATCACCATCGACATGATCTGAATCAGTCCATTCAGGAATTTTTTCTTTTAGGTACAGCCTGCATGCACCTCGAAGTGTGCGTAAACAATGATTTTGTGGAGAATTGTACACAAATGCCCTCCTTCTTTCAGTTGGGTAATCAAAGATCCATCCTTCTGCTAACAGATGTTTTTTCGCCTTTAATTTCCACTCTCTCTTCTCAGCTGAGTTTCTCTCTATTGTGTACAAGTAATATTTCACGACGGCTAGAGGACAGAATTCTGGTTCAAGTTGAACTTTAACTGAAGAAGGCTCAGTGGTTGGAGGACAAACATCTAGATCATTGTTCATTCGGGGTGGATCAGAGGCCAGATGTGAAAGATTTCCGTCAATCTGGGGCAGCTTAGAGTTCATGTTGGGATACTCTTGCAAAACTTGAGTAACTTGAAAAATCGAAGTGTAACATTTCCGGTCACGCTTATCTGGTGAAATGTACCGGTATCGTCTATTTTGACGACAACTGTTTTCGGTCCACTCAATTGTCCAACCAAGAAATGCAAGATGTTTCCTTACTTTCGTCTTCAAGGTTTCCCGAACTGTCTTGCTCCTACATCCAAGTGCATACTCATGAACAACTTCAGGACAGAATTCAACTTCAGACAGTCTCAGAGGTTGCCAAATTATGGACTTAGAATGTCTCCGTATTCGATCCTTATCTGATTCAAGCTCTTCATGTAAAATAATTTGCTTCTCACAGTCCCCATCCACCAAAGGAAAGATGCTAGTCCCACCGCAGTTTTGATCTGTATCCATCAAGTTTGAAGAATCACCATTTTCCTTAGGCCTATCAGATGTTCCAACATCAGAACCAGACGCATTACCGTGATTAGCTTCAATGTGAACATTATCAGTTGGTTCAGATGACCCTCCTTCGAGTAAATTCTTCGGAAGGTTTAAGGCGGGGCGAACTTCGTTAAGCGTGATGGTATAGTACTCACCAATCACCTCCACAACAAGGTCTTTCCACAATTCCTTCACATTACAAGTCCATTCTCGAATGGTCTCAGCATAATCCTTTCTCATCCTGACATCATACCAAATCTGTTTCACCGAGATTGCGACATAGGATACCCTCTCACACTCCTCAAACAACTCAAGAAACACCCATTTCCCTCTTGGTAACCAGTTCTCAGTTGATTCATCCCAATCCTGAGTAATTCTCAATTGCGTAACTCCAACCTTCATTTCATCACCTAAATCAGGGAAGAATATGCTCCTCTCCTCCATTCCATTGCAGCGATCGAATATCACACCTTCCCACCAAGCATCCTGATAATTCACATCAACACAAAATCCGAATGGAAGATCCATTCTCTCTAACTCAATCGAAGGCGGGACTGGTCTAATAAGTCCACGTCTGTAACTGTAACCACAATCTGAAGCAGAAGAAGAATCAACAACACCATCCAAAACATTAGAAACACTCACAACATCAACAATGTAATCTGATTCGTCGTCATTaagaatattttcatatttaacaTAGCGCTTCGTCCTTGCGCGGCGGATAATTTTCCCCGGATGCCATGATCCCAGAAAACCATCTTCCAAACTCCTCAgctgaaaaaaaaaataataaaaaaaacatatttacaaAACAAAACCCTTGAACTGCAAATTTCAGATTAAGAAATCACATTCACAACATGCAGGTTTTCTCCCCAAAACAACAATCACAAAAACTGAAAAAACATCAATAAAGGAAATAACATTGAGTCCACATTATATTACTATATAAACAGTATCTCATCTCATTCCTAATTCATCACTTGCATGAAATCCAAACATAGctcaaaacaagaaaacaaaaagatGAATGGTAATTCAATTATGGAAAAAAAGAATCAGAAATGTCAAATCAAGAACAGAAAATCAAAGATTcgtaaacagaaaaaaaaaaaaaactagattcTGATTCTGATATAACAGAATTACAACAGTCATGTAAAGAAACCCCCAAAAAACCCTAAAACAACACCACATAGCAAAACCTAATACAAAATCAACAACCCAGAAatcacaaacaaaataaaaaccaaaTCTTTATACAAAAATAATCAGAAATCAGAATCATATAACATCATCGTTACCTCAACTTTTTCATTAACAAGGAGCTTTGTTTTCAACGAGCCTCTTTTCCGTTTTCGATTTCCAACACTGGTATCGCCGTCACCCTCCATTGTAGACTGACGCAAGAAAAACTCAGAGCCACCGATAACAATGCAGGGAATGCGGAATTCACGTATCTTTATTCAAGAATTCAAGAAAACGATTCATAAACGAAGAAACCAAACGAAACGGCGCAATGAACAAACAATGTTAAAGCGATCGAAAACCCAAATCTCTGGTTtctgtttttatgtttttatgtgtTTCTCAGTTCAGTTCTGTTCTGTTGTATCAGTGTTATAGTTTTGGTCACTTCaataatataataaagaaaaataataaaaaattattttataattctcTACTTTGTTCCCATTGGTCCACGTATAGAAACCATGCACGTTACTCATGCGTTTTGAAGGTACTGTTTACTTATCGTGATCCTTTCCTCATGCTATTTTTGTTTCCTTCAAGAGGTTATTTGATTTTGATGAGTAGGGGTTTTGGTAGAGTGTGGTCCAGTGCGCGAGGGTGCATCGTGTGGGCG
It encodes:
- the LOC131629716 gene encoding uncharacterized protein LOC131629716 — its product is MEGDGDTSVGNRKRKRGSLKTKLLVNEKVELRSLEDGFLGSWHPGKIIRRARTKRYVKYENILNDDESDYIVDVVSVSNVLDGVVDSSSASDCGYSYRRGLIRPVPPSIELERMDLPFGFCVDVNYQDAWWEGVIFDRCNGMEERSIFFPDLGDEMKVGVTQLRITQDWDESTENWLPRGKWVFLELFEECERVSYVAISVKQIWYDVRMRKDYAETIREWTCNVKELWKDLVVEVIGEYYTITLNEVRPALNLPKNLLEGGSSEPTDNVHIEANHGNASGSDVGTSDRPKENGDSSNLMDTDQNCGGTSIFPLVDGDCEKQIILHEELESDKDRIRRHSKSIIWQPLRLSEVEFCPEVVHEYALGCRSKTVRETLKTKVRKHLAFLGWTIEWTENSCRQNRRYRYISPDKRDRKCYTSIFQVTQVLQEYPNMNSKLPQIDGNLSHLASDPPRMNNDLDVCPPTTEPSSVKVQLEPEFCPLAVVKYYLYTIERNSAEKREWKLKAKKHLLAEGWIFDYPTERRRAFVYNSPQNHCLRTLRGACRLYLKEKIPEWTDSDHVDGDALLLSVFQLLQEEPELQTIDDSPPTARRKRKGTRTSKSSVQKNLEKEVPNRKGASTSKASAEEDQEEEELTRVLRTSKRVQTVFGLSHQKPQNIVSWLIGCKIVLPRYKVYYWETEGRDSPTFEGRITLEGIKCTCCQNVFGLSGFANHAGGSSNRRPSACIFLKDGRSLLDCMREVMHDQRSRETKEKPCNNLFEGENDNICSVCNYGGELILCDQCPSSFHKKCLNLEGIPDGDWFCPSCRCGICGQNKIEETKDGDFLTCIQCEHKYHVECLRNRAKDNSRRYMKNWFCGEECERVYTGLQNLLGKPVLVGEDNLTWTLVKYVNSDSCSVGSAENDLVAESYSKLSVALSVMHECFEPLPNPFSSGDIVEDVIFNQRSELNRLNFQGFYTVLLERNEELISVATIRIFGDKIAEVPLVGTRFQYRRLGMCRVLMDELEKKLKHLGVERLVLPAVPGVLETWTNSFGFKQMSNFERSQFIDYSFLDFQGTTMCQKLLTRLPSPESGVTRDTTPKQQDLGFSVKCRINFEKASPGSEVDQAERTGKMDLQVWRPMPSS